CATACAATGCATGAAGAACGTTCTAAAGGGGTTAAGAATTGTTTTCATGTGTATAATGTATGTAGCTAATtgagtttcaatttttaaatacatattgtGCTTCTATTTGACTAAACAACTACTTTACATGTAAGTACCCTAAGACATGCAGTTACATAATGCTTTTAAAGTAACAAGCCACTAACGAATATGATAGAACAAACTCTATCAGAAATTGGTATCACTTTGAAAGACGGTTACATGAAAGAAAGGGATGAAACCCTTCCAATCCAGAGATAAGTCTCGGCTCCCACAAAATAATTACAACCAACAAGCCCCTCTCCATTATCCCCATTCCTTATAACTACTGGAGTGAGTTTTTCCCTCTCCATTACAAACTCACGATCCTGCCTAGGAACCTGGAACACCGTGAACCAAAATATGGTTTTTCAGCATAGCTAATCAAGAGACTAACTTTCAGTTTAGAGTAATTCCAATATAAGTATAACAAGTCATGACAATATTTGCTAAGACAGTGCATTAGCTCAAAGTTTTAAATGAGACACTAGTGATCTCCTTATGGTGTATGGGTGTTCCTATCTATTaacattttgattttctttCCCTGTTTGTACACATCGCTCAAGGTACCTAGAACACCATGAACAATGTTTTGAAGTTTTAACATAACTGAACAAAACCACATAATGTCTATAAGTTAAAAGCATGTAAGAAAATACTCTATTTTCAACCAAAAATCTACTTGCTAGTAAGACTAAAATCATTTGAAGGTGAATCTTACTGAAGTGGAACATGAAGGACACACATATCCTGCTGGGGCAGTATGTGGAGGAAAGCTCTTGATATGTGAGACCAAGCAATTTGTGTGGATAACATCtacacaaaaattaaatttataacatgtAATCAGTTGCAGCACCAGGTTGTCCTTTTTAATATGTAGCCAGTGCAAGTTCAAAAGGTTTTATTTCACAGGAATACAAAAGCAAAATCACATACGCAAGCAACCGAGTCGAGTAGTTTGAGATCCACTCCCTTCTTCTAGAACGGCTTGGCATTGACAGCATTTAGGTGGCCAATCATACTCCCCATCTATAACCCATTCTGAATATGTCCGTATCTATGAAAGACGACAAAACAAACGAATTAATGAAAGCCTAAACCCATTAACTCCACAGTTTGGTACAACCATATTTGGAGAAAACACAAACTTCATTATTGTTTGAAAAGCCAAATGAAGATCACCATAAATGAAATAAGGTTTTAACATTTATttggtttgaaattttttttgctgcttttactaataattaattagaaataaGCCAAGTCATTTTATTTTCAGTTGACTTAATGTTTTCAAAGATTTGTCTAGGAACCAGGGAAaacttttatttgtattgtcgttttctatataaaatatttgaaaataagaaataaagagAAACTAAAGCagcattttattaattattagtgaaaacagaaaataaaataaaaacatgtttTCTCATACGAAATAGACCCTAAAAGAAACTTGTATTGATAATATCAAATCAACTTTCGTAGCTAATTATCCTcctctcaatatatatatatatattcccaGAATAAAAAGCTCAGGGTTATCTCCACAACAATGTCCTAATAAAGTTCAAGCAAAAACCAGAATCAAATTAAAGTCTTCGAACAATAAGCaatgagaaaaaaatttatatattaaaataaagaatgaaagaaCAAGAGAACAAAGCCTAGATAGAACATTAAATGGAAGAGGACAATAAGAgatacaaattgaaaaaaatttaccacACAGATTTGGTGCTCCGGGAAACAGATACATTCTCCACAGACAGGAACTTTGTGCACGAAGCAATATAGCTTAGTAGCCTAAACAAAACACCACAGAAAACCCAACACACATGCCATTAGTACAAAATTCTAATACAAATCAAGGAAATGGGggaggaaaaaaaaactaaaacaactCCACAAAATAATCAACAAAACGAAATTCACACAAAACAATACACCAATACTAAACACTTCAAAAATTCTATATTCCTATCATCACATTTATCTAtcaacaatttaaataaaataaagtaaaaaattgaataaaataaaatgcaaaagAGCACGTAGATCACAATCACCTATCATTGATCTGAATTGATGatgataaaattaacaattatccGATCTATATAGCCAGCTATGAACAAATCAAGCAAGATTGGAAAAACCGAATTGAGGGTTTAAAAAGAGGGGAAATAGAAAAGAGCGATACCTTGCGACATTTGCAGACCACCATTGCATTGAGGGTTATGATCCAATTTTGAATCTGATATATATGATTATGAAATGAAAACTTGGATAAAATTAAGGTAAATTTGAAAGGGAAGATTAAAGCGAAGAGTAtgatcaaataataataatcatagaGACATAATTGCTGAGAGTTAGATTGTTGTTATGTCTTGATAATAGGCTTAGCTCACTGCGAAACCAAACCCCCCTCTTCTACGTTTCTTACCGAGATCtgtttcacttttttttttatttctaattaattatttgcaGTCAAAAAAACTCTACAGGCCAGGTTTTAAAGATGGGCCTGGCCCGTAAAGTttttacagttttttttttcttttcaaggttctttttattttaaatataggattttttttaattatagaaaaacATACATTTAGGTTTGGTATTTGCTTGTAAGGGAAAATATATTAagcaaattacaaaaatgaatatcaaaatgatatttttttttattctatttagtTTAGAGtcttaaatctatttttttcctttattcggtcaatttttaattgtaaagtataatatttttaccTTCATAGACTCTCTTTTGAACCATGTTTGATGATTATCACATGTTTTCTTTTATCATTTTCCTCATGTCATTGCAAAAACTAATTTGCCTACTACCCCATGAATGATTCAGGTcgtatattttcttttagaagtCAAATTCTCATGTTTCCAATGGTTGTTACTTTCATTTGAGGTTAattttcctttctattttacTTTCAAAGGGACAATTGGATGGTTGCTTAAAGTTGTTTgtgaaattaagaaaaaataataataaaattacgtGGTTGGTTTCGTTGTGGGTTGAGACTTGAGCCTATTATCTATCATTTGTATTTGGTTCGGTACAAAGAAGTTACACTTCTAATTGCGTGCTCTTAAATACTAAAACTTTGAAGTATGTTAAAGTATGTTgttttttaaaagaagaaataacacgaaaatagaaaagtaattaattttcattattttattttatcttgtcTCAATGAAACACAGTTTTTccgttttatatattttatacttttctttcttatatatttttatttacattttataccTTCTTTTTGCATTTTTATTTCAGAAGTTTTTtctgtttaaattttataattcaaaataactATTCATAATACAATTCAATATTCGATGCAGTACATGCATTACAATTTACAATGCTATTaagaaaatatgtcaaattgttTTTAAGGTGTTTTCTTCCAGAAACTTAtacataacaaaaaaattatttggaatATTCATGTAGCTCATACAaatatttggaagaaaaaaaattaaattagatatattaactattttattttataaaactaatcaaAAGTAAATATATACTTAATTAATGGTGGAATTGCAGCCTCACACTTTCAAACTACATGAATTTATCTAATTATTCGAATTGAGACGAACCGTTCAATTATTCGGTGACAGACAAAGAAACAACTCTGCCCAATATGCTGTGAAAAATGAAACAAAGGTAAAATATAATGCAGCCGTGAAGTTCATCTGATAACGATTTGATATTTacaacttaagaaaataatccCCAAGGCCTGGTCATTTTCTTTAGTTGAAACAAAGCATGGGTAATTCATGTAATACAAGTCCATAACAGATAACCCCAAAGCCAAGATACAGACTCAAGATACTAACTGGTGAAAATTCCATCTGGCCTCGATATAAGAGAAGATAGCTGCTTCACCTTTCTATACTAGCTATCGACTTAAACCAAACCCACCAACACCCTTTAAAGGTTTTGTATATGGAAATGCATAagaaacataatattttttgtgtgaaaTAACCTAAAGTCCCGAAGGAGCCGCTTGAGGGCTCCCACCAGATTGTCTCCTGAGTGCTCTTGTAGCGCGCATTTCATTATAATTCTGATCAAGAAAGTAATTATAAGTATATATTATCATGCATGAAATGTTGAAGGAAAATGAACATTTATACCAACGAAATATTTATTACCCGTTTTTCATATGCAGCTTCTCCTGAGTCCATTATTTTGTCAGCAAGTCCGTAGTCTATGGCTTCCTGTGCTTGGAAATATTTAGTCCTCTGGACATCTTTAGCTATTTCTTCCTTTGATTTCCCTGTTCCTTTTGCCACCAGCTCAATGTAATAATCGGCATTTGCCTCGAGCTCTTTTGCCTGTATGTATTTGCCGATATAATTGATGAAAAGAATGTCCAAAACAATGATAGAGAGAGACAATACAATGAGAGAAGACAACAAACATGTACAAATTTCGCATACCTTAATCCACATATCTACAACAGAACCACTTGATCTGTGGACTTTTGGGAGAAATACTTTTGCTGcaatagaaaaaatttaaaacccaCACAGTAAGAGAAGGCAATGCTTAAAATCATACATCTTTATTTGCCACCAAATCTGTAAGacaaaaataagtatacaatCACTTATATTCCTGCTTtatgaagaaagaaaaaaatagcaATCTGACAAAAGAAATTTCCTTTGTTCAAACTCAACGTAAAAATGAACACTTTTGATACTACTACCTCCATCCCTAAATATATTACCCTATTGACTAAATCACaggtattaaaatattttacttccAAACTCACAGAAAGTAAATTAttgtattaaatttgttgaaaattagtgttgttttacaattttaccCTTTAGGAGAGAGAAttagtttctattttttttattatagcaTCTATTTATTGTAGATTGGAAAAAAAGATACAACATAATTAGGGATATTTTAGTAAAGAAATATTTGATGCATTTGAATATATGAAAAGGGTCTAATAAAAAGGGACAGAAAAATCTCAAGAGGGTCTTATATGTAGACGGAGGTAGTATACATTAAGACCCGATGCAGAAATGAACACTGTTGACGCTATACAATGTATAGCCTCAAAATAATATCACAAGTAGTGAAGAGGagaaaaaattgtattgctcaAAAGAGACTTTGCATGTGATATATAATTAGATACCAGAAGAACAAAAAAGAATAGAGGAAATTCACTGAACTAATGCAGAACCCAAACATGTATCAAGGTGCCAACCCAACCAATTCAATGTACTATACTGAGTACTGCAATTGAAATTCACACAGATCATAGCTTACCCTGCTTGTTCTAGGTCTCCCGATGAACTAAAATTCACTAAATTAATTATCCAAAATATACTTCTTAACAAGATGGACAGTACCGAAGTAGCCGTTTGAACAAAAGGTGTATTACATAACGATAAAATAGATGGCAGTCAACAAAATCAGTAGTCCATTGTCCATTTTCAAATATGTTCGTGTATCATATTTATAGAACCTAGAAGGCAGCACTAGTTCGTAATTCCAAAACGACACAAATATAGGTGTAAGCAATTGCTTGATATTGCTTGAATTTGTATAGATCAGATTTGATTTAATAGTTTCCTTAGTCAGCTGTTCATAATCCCTAAACATTAGGGATTGATTCTGTCAACCATGTACATAAATATTGTACACATCATTCATGTAATACATCACAAATTATTCACTATTCAGATTCAAGTGCATTCaaacaatatttttcaaaattttacacAAGTAGGAATCTTACTGGATGAATGTGGCAGTACAGCACGATAACCTTTTTTTCCAGCAGCCAAAAGCATTGCTGCTTGGCCATATGCCATGGCCAAATTCACGGTATAGACATCTGATTTGACATACTATAGGTCGAAAGGAAAAAAAGATTAATAAAAGCACAAGTTACAATGAGTTCAAAGtgataaaccaaacacaacATTGCAGTTGGTGTGAAAGAGGTGTGTGACTCATGATAACAACTTACATAAAGCATATCAGCGATGGAATAAGCATCAGTTTCTGATCCCACAGTCTCATTCTTCTCATTCTAAACCAAAAATAAAGCAAAGAAAAgccatttatataaataataatcacaTCATACATTACAAGGATAATTTTTAGAGCTATGACTATTAAAAATTACCTGAGTCCCAGAcgaattaatatataaataaagggGTTTGGCAGGGTTATCATAATCCAACCACATAAGTTGAGCCAGAATAAGTTCTGTCACAGCTGGTACAATCTGCATGAACCATAAAAAGGAATATCAAGATGACAACATTAAATATCTATATACAGAAGCATTGGAAAAAAATGTAATCATCAGTGCCAATATTGagatcaaaacaaaacatatcaCGATACTTACCGGCATACCCAGATAACATATCCGAGCATCCAAAAGCAAAGAAGGCAAATCCGGTGGAGCTTTTCTGGGCCTTCCCATTCCCCTACCTCCTTGATACATACTAACACTCATGCTGTGTCTTGAAGAGCCATTATTCTCCGTGCAAGATACCCTACCCATCCCACTATGATTCAAATAACTTTTAGCAGATGAAATGCTTTCCTGTCACAATCACTAATATTAAGAGTGCTTCTGAACAATTAAACATGCTATAATAATATTTGGATGCCTTGCCAAATCAACTCCTCAATCGATCATTAGATTAGTAATTAGTAGACAAATTTGCGATAACAAATCAGTGACTTAAATAATATCATGAGGTTATAAATGATGAGAACCTCGGTAACTTTTTCAGACATCTGATGCATAGGATTGTCTGCATTCACGAACATGTCCATTTGTGAGGGAGTAAGACCATATAGAAACTGGGGTGCATTCTTGTAGTTATCCATCACTGCATATGATACAGAAGATACAAGTCAAGGTTGGGGCTACGCACCCAGTTTTCAAACTATTCAATTGGACTTGAAAAATAACCTCTTTGAATATCTTTTATTGGGGTTAATTTCACTCCACATTCCTTAAATTCTCATCTAAATTGATTTGTGTGCACCAATTTAAAGCCTTACATTTACCTACCCCCCCTTGTTCACCTTGAAGATCTTAAATACACTGAAACTGTAATTAAAGTATTAAACTAGCCCAAACTTCACATAACCTTGCCGAATATTTTGTATTCTAGTGTTTACAAGCAGAACTCATGGTGTTTCGCTATTTTCTTTTCCAGCAATTTGAGCACAAAATTCACAAACTCTGCTACTGATTTAAGGGTGtgtaatatttggtttgaaactTAACGGGTGTAAACAATCACAAACGATTATGATAAAAGTAAACACTAAAGTAAAGAAAACACCGTTCAATTAAACTCAGTCTGCAATGCACATAGCCAAAAACCCTAAAATAATGAAAACCTAGATGAAAAGTTGCATTTTCAATTCATTTTGTGTTGTAATTTATCTCAGAAACCAGTGGTAGAAGTGGTGGGTTTTACTTGGATATAATTTTGGTTCTAACCGAAACAAAATCAAAGagagtaaattataattagaaaaGGAAAAAGTTGAAAAAACTGACATCCGTCTTTGAGATTTTCCTTTCTGAATTGTTTGGGGATATGGTCGAGGGAGCACTTTGCAGAAAAGGATTTGAAGCATCGAGGTGTCCATGGCGAGAAGGTGAAGAATCGTGAAGGAAAGGCGAAGAGAGTGATGGTGAGAGAGTAGAGGAGGACATTGGTACTGAGAATTGTTTGAAAGGGGTAAACCGCTTAGGGTATGCTTCATCCACCCGTTGTTATCTCCTTAACTTCATTAAATTGGAACCCAAAATTcaattacactttttttttaagtttaattaattttaataaataatgaatttgcAGTCTCTAAACAATTTTACACACTAAGCCAATATGAATTGTTGATTGATTATTTAGTGATTTTATGGAGAAGTTACCATTGTTTTATaagatgataaaattattaattattatttattatctcgtttaaattaatttagtgGTGGGAAGtcttttttctctttgtttttaTCACAAtcagaaaattatttaatgagTGTGGAGTAATTCCattgatataaaataaatgtgtatatattatataaaaagagtTTTATTATCTTTCGTAGATAATTTGGTTGCTAAACTAAGAGTTTAAGAAGAAGATATAATATTCAAATTGAAAACTTAATATatacggtaatttaataaatttgtttataaattaatttttttttttggtgagaGGTTAAAGGTGATAGGTAAGAGGTTTTAGATATgttaacttataaaatatataaagagaaaatatatcTCACAAGCAAGTTCTTTAAATTGTtgatctaaaaaaattaatttaattgtacttttgtttttcttataaaattaacttttaaaaaacgagagaatatttataatgaaaataatgattattagtcattaattaagttaaaaatatcaatattaaaattaaaataaataatattaaaattaaaataaataaatatcatagatatcataataatttaaaaaatatgtatcataaatttaaaatattcaaacaaattttaaaattttgatatacaTTTTAACAAATTATACACCGTAAATATGTAGAtagttgttatatattttttagaaaatgttttaagtataaaaaatctccttaaaacatatatattatcCAAAAATTAAGTTTTCTTATTACttataaatagtttaattgATGAATTAAGAATTACATATTTTAGGAAGAAGATTTTGAATATgtttaaaaagttttatttattagaacTAAAAATTAAGTTGGTGAGAGCCACATACGGATCCTTGGGGCAAGCATCGGCACCAATTTGAGATTGTGACTGGTAAAGGTATAAATCAAATTGGTACTTTGAAACGAGCTAGGGATACTCGTTTGGGATCACATTTCTCTTCTATTTGTGGCTTGATAAATATGTATGAGGCAACttgtattgttttaaaaaaaattataaatgaaagaaCAAGTTATTCTACACGTGGGGATGTTGATAGtgcttataattatttgaagccgtttgattttatatttatcttgcaTTTGATGAAAGTAATTATGGGGATAACTGTTATACTTTGTCAAGCCTTACAACAACAATCTCAGGATATAGTTAATGTCATGTGTTTGGTTGGAACAACAAAGTATCTTATTCAAGCATTGAGAGAAGATGGTTGGGATGCATTATTTACTGAAGTGAAGATTTTTTGTGAAAAACATGATATTGAAATTCCTGATCTCAACGATGTTCATTCAACAACAAGATTTGGACGATCACGTCTTCAACAAGGTCAGGTTACAATAGAGCATTATTTTagagttgaaatattttttattgtcattGATCAACAATTACAAGAGTTGAATAACAGATTTAGTGAGTAATCAATGGATTTGTTAGCTCTAAGTTGTGCTTTGACTCCTAAGGATAATTATAAAgcttttaacattgaaaaaatttgcactctagttgaaaaatattacCCTGTGGATTTCAACATGCAAGagaagattaatttgaaatttcaactcCAACATTTCTTGGTTGATGCTCGTcaagatttaaatttgaataatttatcaACTATTCAAGAATTGTGCTCATGTTTGGTTGCAACTGAAAAGACGCAAAATTTCTACTTGATTGATAGACTACTTCGTCTTATCATGACTCTTCCGGCTTCTACTGCCACAACTGAAAGATCTTTTTCAAcaatgaaaattattatatCAAGGTTAAGAAACAAGATGGAAGCTAACTTTTTGGCAGATAACATGGCGGTTTATATTGAAAGAGAAATTGCTGCAAGTATCAGTTCTGAgtctattattgatgatttcaagTTAATTAAAGAGCGTAGAGCATTGCTTTAAGGTATTCTTAAGTTatgtagttaaattatttgatacttcACTTTATGTTTATTACAACTTAAATTTttgctatataatattatttatatatttaatttatatattatatttttatgtcggTCACCCCAAGGTTTTCGGTCAAGCTCCGCCACTGGCACCAAACCAAGACACATGTATTGTCTTCACTAGAGTCCTTCAACCTATTAATACGTGTATACAGGGGCGATCTTTTTGAAAATATAGGACGGTCATGGTCACCTCAAAATctccaataattttataaaaaatactactATTTTTTCTTTGGTATTTAAATGCAGTTTTAGTCtacttattttagttgaatcatgAAAATGTTatcctattttatttctctctagatttggtccctcaaacataattttgaccCAAAATATAATggaatgtcatttttttaagtcacgccacatcatttatgatcatagatctCAAGTAcaaattgttgcaccacgagatcttaaggcatgatgtgacttaaataagtgcaaaaaaaatgacatttcatcaagttttagaccaaaattataTTGTTTACATGATCaaaattgaggataaataaaatgggggactattttcgtgatttCAGCTAAAATATGGAcattaaaactacaattaagtctttattttttttgtttgaataatgttattaaaataCAATTTGACACAAATACAATAATGTGTATTggaatacaaatacaaaatgtgatcatctttattttacacagtattgtatttgtgtcatgTTGTGTTAAATTTTATGTTCCAATAACATTACTCTATCTTTTATAAGATTCATTTGACTTATAATttgatcaataaaaattgatctATTTTATCCATGTTATATAAATCAaacacatcaattttttttggattaaattataactcaaatgtctattatataaaaaaaattgaagggaattatttataaaaacaattacaaaaataattactataattataaaataaactaattttttcGACCTAAATTCTAAATATGTGAGTTGTGAACTTTATCTAGAGGTATAattgtaaattttatatatatatataaatcaaatcaaatgatTCTATGATCccaaaaatttaacaaaaaccaaataaattagattgatattttttatgagtttgagtCAAGTTGAACTAAACCAATAAATTCGaactttattgatttgagaTCTAATttcacataattttaaaatagatcgcATGACACTAAAaccaaatatttatcttttattaacacTATGTCaatattaacttttattataattactttcaCACTTATGGAGGATTACAATGTGATgtcaatgtaaaaaaaattacattgacaaaatataacaatgaaactataaaatttgagtgtttaaagaaaaaaattagaaactaatttttaattattaaaattataaaccaAAGTTTGATTAGTTAGCTCTATCTTATAAAGGTTAAGAGTTTGATCGtcaatgtattttttatgaatttataatttaaattttttatatacaatactatattatacatttttatttatgtattaaaattttaaaaatctgaCCACCTAATATTTTCGTTCAAGCTCCGCCAATGTGTGTATacataattgttttatatataatatcattatatAATTTTCTACATTTTTGTAACTATTTTATGTTTTGTATGAAAAACTTATtgtaatcaaattttatattttttttttaaaattttaaatataaacaacaatcaaatactaagtataaattatatcaaatacattttaattttaatttatatttaaaaatgcaGGGAAGActatttattattaacaaaaattgcccccttaatatatttatagattcATCTATGGAGAGAGTTTATAGGTGATATGCACGAGGTTTTAGGTCTTTGTTTtcactataaataaaaaaattgaaaaaacgaGGGAAGaatattatttgttatgttaaATCATATATTGAATGTTATTATCATCAAACTCCTCGAAAAGAAAAACTTAAATTCACAttcaaaaactctattttaattttttaaaatttaaaaactaaaaaatttattttgattacttatttttaaaaattgttttgtaaaactatttttaatattatactttgtaaaactaaaaaaacaaaacagataaattgtgttttacttttcatttttttttttgtttttttaactctttagtcaaaaactgttttaaaaattagagttgtaaaacatatttttttttaattttctttttaaaaacagttttctaaaatttatttataaaataatttttaaaaactaaaaagtaaaatacaatcaaaCAAGCCCTTAAtcgtctttaatttttttttttcttgacttGTGTTTTTCTCATTTTAGAAGATTGGTGATTTGagtcatttttttagtttgaaataCCTTTTTACGTCactttttatcatttaattaaaatatgattatttatatagattttttgtgtgttactttattattttatatggtattattttgtttgccatcttattataatattttttatttttccactTTATAGTTGTGTTTATCTCGTTCAGAttgacaaattaattttaatcttgTACTGATAGATTTAATCAATTACTTTAACATCGTAAATATTACAGATTTAGAAGCACGAGTATTCTAATTACattaattttgacaaatttataaacattttattattttatattattaacatgaTGATATGAACTTATTCGTGAAtt
The genomic region above belongs to Cicer arietinum cultivar CDC Frontier isolate Library 1 chromosome 4, Cicar.CDCFrontier_v2.0, whole genome shotgun sequence and contains:
- the LOC101491976 gene encoding LOW QUALITY PROTEIN: ATP-dependent Clp protease proteolytic subunit-related protein 1, chloroplastic (The sequence of the model RefSeq protein was modified relative to this genomic sequence to represent the inferred CDS: inserted 1 base in 1 codon); this translates as MSSSTLSPSLSSPFLHDSSPSRHGXPRCFKSFSAKCSLDHIPKQFRKENLKDGLMDNYKNAPQFLYGLTPSQMDMFVNADNPMHQMSEKVTEESISSAKSYLNHSGMGRVSCTENNGSSRHSMSVSMYQGGRGMGRPRKAPPDLPSLLLDARICYLGMPIVPAVTELILAQLMWLDYDNPAKPLYLYINSSGTQNEKNETVGSETDAYSIADMLYYVKSDVYTVNLAMAYGQAAMLLAAGKKGYRAVLPHSSTKVFLPKVHRSSGSVVDMWIKAKELEANADYYIELVAKGTGKSKEEIAKDVQRTKYFQAQEAIDYGLADKIMDSGEAAYEKRNYNEMRATRALRRQSGGSPQAAPSGL
- the LOC101500103 gene encoding uncharacterized protein, whose protein sequence is MGITVILCQALQQQSQDIVNVMCLVGTTKYLIQALREDGWDALFTEVKIFCEKHDIEIPDLNDVHSTTRFGRSRLQQALSCALTPKDNYKAFNIEKICTLVEKYYPVDFNMQEKINLKFQLQHFLVDARQDLNLNNLSTIQELCSCLVATEKTQNFYLIDRLLRLIMTLPASTATTERSFSTMKIIISRLRNKMEANFLADNMAVYIEREIAASISSESIIDDFKLIKERRALL